From Gemmatimonadaceae bacterium, the proteins below share one genomic window:
- a CDS encoding NTP transferase domain-containing protein, with translation MKVIIPLAGKGTRLRPHTHTVPKPMLKVAGKPVMDYVMDDVAKLGNVEQVVYITGHLKEKVEAHAKSAYKFPGVFVEQKVQDGTAGALELARPYADQPVLIIFVDTIFDADLSVINTSDDDGIIWTKEVEDYQRFGVVVTDANGHMTKIVEKPSTPISKRANIGLYYIKNWKLLYDGIAHTLKQPANKGEWYLTEAFQYMIDHGAKIRVIDVEGWYDAGKLDTLLDTNRVMLEKGRASKPSSGLTNVEIREPVRIEDGAVVKDSIVGPNVVIGAGTTVSNCTMRDTIVGNGSSLSACTLHDSMVGESVVLEGVAGSVTIGDHSVVRR, from the coding sequence GTGAAAGTGATCATTCCGTTGGCCGGCAAGGGCACGCGCCTGAGGCCGCATACGCACACCGTGCCCAAGCCGATGCTCAAGGTCGCCGGCAAGCCGGTGATGGACTACGTGATGGACGACGTCGCCAAGCTCGGCAACGTGGAGCAGGTCGTCTACATCACCGGGCACCTCAAGGAGAAGGTCGAGGCGCACGCGAAGAGCGCGTACAAGTTCCCCGGCGTGTTCGTGGAGCAGAAGGTGCAGGACGGCACTGCCGGTGCGCTGGAACTCGCGCGGCCGTACGCGGACCAGCCGGTGCTCATCATCTTCGTGGACACGATCTTCGATGCCGACCTCTCGGTGATCAACACCAGCGATGACGACGGCATCATCTGGACGAAGGAAGTCGAGGACTACCAGCGCTTCGGCGTGGTGGTGACGGACGCCAACGGCCACATGACGAAGATCGTGGAGAAGCCGAGCACGCCAATCTCGAAGCGGGCGAACATCGGGCTCTACTATATCAAGAACTGGAAGCTGCTCTACGACGGCATTGCGCACACGCTGAAGCAGCCGGCGAACAAGGGTGAGTGGTATCTCACCGAGGCCTTCCAGTACATGATTGACCACGGGGCGAAGATCCGCGTGATCGATGTGGAGGGCTGGTATGACGCGGGCAAGCTGGACACGCTGCTCGACACGAATCGGGTGATGCTGGAGAAGGGGCGGGCGTCGAAGCCTTCTTCCGGGCTCACCAACGTGGAGATCCGCGAGCCGGTGCGCATCGAGGACGGCGCGGTGGTGAAGGACTCGATCGTCGGCCCGAACGTGGTGATCGGGGCCGGCACGACGGTCTCGAACTGCACGATGCGAGACACCATCGTCGGCAACGGTTCCTCGCTCTCGGCGTGCACGCTGCACGATTCGATGGTCGGGGAATCCGTCGTGCTGGAGGGCGTCGCCGGGTCCGTCACGATTGGCGATCACTCGGTGGTTCGGCGGTAA
- a CDS encoding cupin domain-containing protein encodes MQPGSGLTDVRIVPKPWGHEVIWAHTDLYVGKVLHIKAGQALSVQYHNQKDETIHLLRGEMIYRIDEGDGLKDYPLKAGESFRNTPGQIHQMEAVTDCDVLEASTPHLDDVVRLTDRYGREGTSAP; translated from the coding sequence ATGCAACCGGGCTCCGGCCTCACTGACGTCCGCATCGTCCCCAAGCCCTGGGGCCACGAAGTCATCTGGGCGCACACCGACCTCTACGTGGGCAAGGTCCTGCACATCAAGGCGGGCCAGGCGCTCAGCGTGCAGTACCACAATCAGAAGGACGAGACGATCCATCTCCTGCGCGGGGAGATGATCTATCGCATCGACGAAGGCGATGGCCTGAAGGACTATCCGCTCAAGGCCGGCGAGAGCTTCCGCAACACGCCGGGCCAGATACACCAGATGGAGGCCGTCACCGACTGTGACGTCCTCGAGGCATCAACCCCGCACCTCGATGACGTGGTGCGACTCACCGACCGCTATGGTCGCGAGGGGACCTCGGCACCGTGA
- a CDS encoding 4Fe-4S dicluster domain-containing protein gives MAPDNLDRRGFFTQGLQRALREVVGSLGERVAPVQYQRPPGALPEPAFLAACTRCGACADVCPVHAITKLSSAHGLAGGTPVLDVAVTACIMCETMPCAAACPTPALEVPPWGWRDANVANVKVDTERCIAYHDVECGICARVCPVGEDALKMDDRGRPVIGAACTGCGQCIVACVTTPSSLLAEPLEML, from the coding sequence ATGGCCCCCGACAACCTCGACCGCCGCGGATTCTTCACGCAGGGCCTACAACGGGCCCTACGCGAGGTCGTCGGTTCGCTCGGCGAACGAGTGGCCCCGGTGCAGTACCAGCGCCCGCCGGGCGCCCTGCCGGAGCCGGCATTCCTGGCGGCCTGCACGCGCTGCGGCGCCTGCGCGGATGTCTGCCCGGTGCACGCCATCACGAAGTTGTCGTCCGCGCACGGTCTGGCCGGCGGCACGCCCGTGCTCGACGTCGCTGTCACCGCCTGCATCATGTGCGAGACCATGCCCTGCGCCGCGGCCTGCCCCACACCAGCGCTGGAAGTCCCACCCTGGGGCTGGCGCGACGCCAACGTCGCGAACGTGAAGGTGGATACCGAGCGTTGTATTGCCTACCACGACGTGGAGTGCGGTATCTGCGCCCGCGTCTGTCCGGTGGGCGAGGATGCGCTCAAGATGGATGATCGTGGTCGCCCGGTGATCGGCGCGGCCTGTACTGGATGTGGGCAGTGCATCGTGGCCTGCGTGACGACGCCCTCGAGCCTGCTCGCTGAACCCTTGGAGATGCTCTGA
- a CDS encoding CopD family protein, giving the protein MEPAFGVESPAFVAIRALLSACSIGLVGAFCLRWAVLARYAGPDAEELRAAVDRRLPAIIDVLAIAAVLATLARFAAQHAAVFGASEPWTRDSVGALLVRSDWGRGWWLALTTAVFLIWLAPRLRRGIAVGWWLAAAAALAFAASGPLSGHPAASDAPTRGVAAQLAHLLGAGGWIGGLALLTVVAIPTARGLTDGAQGDADGRIAGLVRAFSPTALVFSALLALSGLYTAWMQLGGLERLWQSAYGRTLMLKLGLLSIAVLTGAYNWRRVLPALGTPSSSARLRRSSLIELTAAALVLVVTAVLVATPMPGD; this is encoded by the coding sequence GTGGAGCCGGCATTTGGCGTCGAGTCACCGGCTTTTGTGGCCATCCGCGCGCTGCTCTCGGCGTGCTCGATTGGTTTGGTTGGCGCGTTCTGTCTCCGCTGGGCGGTCCTCGCGCGTTATGCCGGCCCTGATGCGGAGGAGCTACGTGCCGCGGTCGACCGACGGCTGCCGGCAATCATCGATGTGCTGGCCATCGCTGCCGTGCTCGCGACACTCGCACGATTCGCTGCGCAGCACGCCGCCGTGTTCGGCGCGTCAGAGCCCTGGACGCGAGACTCGGTCGGCGCCCTGCTCGTTCGCTCCGACTGGGGCCGCGGTTGGTGGCTGGCGCTCACGACCGCTGTCTTCCTCATCTGGCTGGCCCCGCGTCTGCGGCGCGGGATCGCAGTTGGCTGGTGGCTGGCCGCAGCCGCCGCGCTGGCCTTTGCGGCATCGGGACCGCTCTCCGGACATCCCGCGGCATCGGACGCCCCCACGCGCGGCGTGGCCGCGCAGCTCGCGCACTTGCTGGGCGCTGGCGGCTGGATCGGGGGTCTGGCGCTGCTTACCGTCGTGGCGATCCCGACCGCGCGCGGCCTGACCGACGGCGCGCAGGGTGACGCGGACGGGCGGATCGCGGGGTTGGTGCGAGCCTTCAGTCCCACGGCCCTCGTCTTCTCCGCACTCCTCGCCCTCAGCGGGCTCTACACGGCGTGGATGCAGCTCGGCGGGCTGGAGCGGCTGTGGCAAAGCGCTTACGGGCGCACGCTGATGTTGAAGCTTGGGCTGCTCTCGATCGCCGTACTCACGGGTGCCTACAACTGGCGTCGTGTGCTTCCGGCACTTGGCACGCCTAGCTCAAGCGCGCGGCTCCGCCGCTCCTCGCTGATTGAGCTCACCGCGGCTGCCCTCGTGCTTGTCGTCACGGCTGTGCTCGTGGCGACTCCGATGCCCGGAGATTAG
- a CDS encoding copper resistance protein CopC — MRLFGRPLALLFAAALVAPLQASTAHPRLLKATPAADSRLPSAPRQLELTFNESLDLALTRVTLLQDGQTLRTDSLRLAAGDDRTVIAPVGALTPGRYTVRWQVTGDDGHPVRGEFTFEILPSVAAPGSAAAPRLP; from the coding sequence ATGCGACTTTTCGGACGACCCCTCGCCCTGCTCTTCGCCGCTGCCCTGGTTGCGCCGCTGCAGGCGAGCACTGCCCATCCGCGGCTCCTCAAGGCCACGCCGGCCGCCGACAGCAGGCTGCCGTCGGCACCGCGGCAGCTTGAGCTGACTTTCAATGAGTCGCTCGATCTGGCGCTGACGCGCGTCACGCTGCTCCAGGACGGACAGACGCTGCGCACCGACTCGCTGCGCCTTGCGGCTGGCGATGACCGCACGGTGATCGCCCCGGTAGGCGCGCTCACGCCCGGGCGATACACGGTGCGTTGGCAGGTGACTGGGGATGACGGGCACCCCGTTCGTGGCGAGTTCACGTTTGAGATTCTGCCCAGCGTCGCCGCGCCGGGCAGCGCAGCAGCCCCCCGACTGCCCTGA
- a CDS encoding M56 family metallopeptidase — protein sequence MIEGASAGVGALRPVIRREERRRRVLLAAIVAALLLGIAPVVGHHILGAVDWMSADQQHLAMFCLVALHLLLAPVHQLAHWVLYAGIVYAVIERGTVLWRHWRTMRALPSAVVPPGGALAGAAQASGLPPDRLRQVHGIPLPAFTSGWVRPRVFVSADLAERLTADELEAVLAHEAVHVRRRDPLRLFALRTLAALLFWLPVLRRIAADLEDEVEITADDVVAQRLALPLASAILKLGASPAPVTATVGFQRADLLPRRVRRLAGEDAFATTHTSRSSLLAAAVALLLIWSSGLMVLHPLVAPHDHAAVVPAHCDHPGTSTWSHLFCRGWRIGRHSSGDRCPHRAQADRVLDVASSEP from the coding sequence GTGATCGAGGGAGCATCGGCCGGCGTGGGCGCCCTGCGGCCCGTGATTCGCCGCGAGGAGCGGCGCCGCCGCGTCCTGCTCGCCGCCATCGTGGCTGCACTGCTGCTTGGGATTGCGCCGGTCGTCGGGCACCACATTCTGGGAGCCGTCGACTGGATGTCGGCGGACCAGCAACACCTCGCGATGTTCTGTCTCGTCGCGCTTCATCTGCTCTTGGCGCCGGTGCACCAGCTCGCGCACTGGGTCCTCTACGCGGGGATCGTCTATGCGGTGATCGAGCGGGGCACCGTGCTCTGGCGGCACTGGCGCACGATGCGCGCACTGCCGTCCGCCGTCGTGCCCCCGGGTGGCGCGCTCGCCGGCGCCGCCCAGGCGTCGGGTCTGCCACCCGATCGCTTGCGACAGGTGCACGGGATACCGCTGCCGGCGTTCACTTCAGGCTGGGTTCGACCGCGCGTCTTCGTGTCCGCGGATCTTGCGGAGCGACTCACTGCCGATGAGCTGGAAGCCGTGCTCGCCCACGAGGCCGTGCACGTACGGCGGCGCGATCCGCTCCGGCTCTTCGCGCTGCGCACGCTTGCCGCGCTGCTCTTCTGGCTCCCGGTCCTTCGGCGCATTGCCGCCGACCTTGAGGACGAGGTGGAGATCACGGCCGATGACGTGGTGGCGCAACGTCTCGCGCTTCCGCTGGCCTCGGCTATCCTCAAGCTCGGTGCCTCCCCGGCTCCTGTTACCGCGACCGTCGGCTTCCAGCGTGCGGACTTGCTGCCTCGGCGTGTGCGCCGCTTGGCCGGTGAGGATGCGTTCGCGACCACGCACACCTCAAGAAGCTCATTGCTCGCCGCCGCTGTCGCCCTGCTGCTGATCTGGAGCTCGGGGCTGATGGTGCTTCATCCCCTTGTGGCCCCCCACGATCACGCGGCCGTGGTGCCGGCACACTGCGACCATCCGGGCACGAGCACGTGGTCACACCTGTTTTGTCGCGGCTGGCGTATCGGTCGCCATTCGAGCGGCGATCGCTGCCCACATCGGGCCCAGGCCGACCGCGTGTTGGACGTTGCCTCTTCCGAGCCTTAG
- a CDS encoding BlaI/MecI/CopY family transcriptional regulator — translation MTIPKKRNATPAPPKLPETVRLTGTGVSTVLGELESKLMRLCWDAERPLTAREIHERLHDEHPVSPLTSTTVLNRLVAKGFLARERVDGRYRFSARIEEAAFVLQVSRRAVEGLLSLGTEAVTASLVDVLAERNPAQLEELARLVGRRMREREK, via the coding sequence ATGACGATCCCCAAGAAGCGGAACGCGACACCGGCGCCGCCAAAGCTGCCCGAAACCGTTCGGCTCACGGGCACAGGTGTGAGCACGGTGCTCGGTGAGCTTGAGTCCAAGCTTATGCGTCTCTGCTGGGACGCGGAGCGACCGCTCACGGCCCGGGAGATTCACGAGCGCCTCCACGACGAACACCCGGTGTCGCCACTGACCAGCACGACCGTGCTGAACCGCTTGGTCGCCAAGGGGTTCCTCGCGCGGGAGCGGGTGGACGGGCGATATCGATTCAGCGCCCGCATTGAGGAAGCGGCCTTCGTCCTCCAGGTCTCGAGGCGGGCCGTGGAGGGGCTGCTCTCGCTCGGCACGGAGGCCGTCACGGCCTCGCTTGTGGATGTGTTGGCCGAGCGCAATCCAGCGCAACTCGAGGAGTTGGCGCGACTGGTCGGGCGTCGCATGCGCGAACGGGAGAAGTGA
- a CDS encoding nuclear transport factor 2 family protein encodes MPRIHRLAGLTLALLLSSATGIRAQGHAHAGHAPASSPEAAVAQTIQALFAAAERGDLRALDSLYAGDSLLVIEGAGINRGWADYRDNHLAPELKEFTNFRYRPFEIEARVSGAMAWATFRYALTADLPDRKVDVVGRGTAILERQGNRWVVRLTQTASRARRPSDPPMP; translated from the coding sequence ATGCCCCGAATTCATCGCTTGGCAGGCCTCACACTCGCCCTGCTCCTTTCGTCTGCCACCGGGATTAGGGCCCAAGGCCACGCGCACGCGGGCCACGCCCCGGCTTCGAGCCCCGAGGCCGCGGTCGCCCAGACCATCCAAGCCCTCTTCGCAGCTGCCGAGCGTGGGGACCTGAGGGCGCTGGACTCCCTCTATGCCGGAGACAGCCTACTGGTCATCGAAGGCGCGGGCATCAATCGCGGCTGGGCGGACTATCGCGACAATCATCTCGCCCCCGAGCTGAAGGAGTTCACCAACTTCCGATACCGTCCATTCGAGATCGAAGCGCGCGTCTCTGGCGCGATGGCGTGGGCGACTTTTCGGTACGCACTGACCGCCGACCTCCCGGACCGCAAGGTGGATGTGGTGGGACGTGGGACGGCGATCCTCGAGCGCCAAGGCAACCGCTGGGTGGTGCGGCTCACGCAGACGGCGAGTCGTGCACGGCGCCCCAGCGATCCGCCGATGCCCTGA
- a CDS encoding copper resistance system multicopper oxidase, whose protein sequence is MSASSSQSHVSRRHFLGTSTVLGAGLALPAPAHRADQDLPLDPGLAPLPPATNGVREYELVIAETQLRVDGRRARATTINGTLPGPTLRFREGETAVIRVRNALAEDTSIHWHGILLPPEMDGVPGLSFAGIAPGQTFEYRFPLQQAGTYWYHSHSGLQEQLGHYGALIVESAVPSGPAYDREHVVVLSDWTFEDPYRVLSRLKKQPDAYNYQRRTMADFVREVARDGFAATVSDRLMWAGMRMNPTDIADVTGATYTYLLNGRTAEAPWVGQFTPGERLRLRIINAAAGSYFDVRIPGCTMTVIEVSGQPVEPVETEEFRIAIAETYDVIVELPGNRASAIVAEPMDRSGLTAGTLTPRAGLEPTLPARRRRPLLTMADMGMDHTGMSGMHGGDDHAAMGHDTPPAGASPAPAVHAADEHAGHEMPEVAAAAPALRAPGTLPTEVMHDADSHGRENAMVPTSTTSRLAEPGAGLGRDGWRVLRYTELRSRAPWPEYVPPTRELELHLTGNMERFTWGIDGTPYDRARPIELAYGERVRLTIVNDTMMNHPMHLHGMWMLLENGQGDRSPRVHTVNVKPAERVSLLVTADAPGRWAFHCHVLYHMEVGMFREVRVSAMPSEHEGHHHA, encoded by the coding sequence GTGTCTGCTTCGTCATCTCAATCGCACGTCTCCAGAAGGCATTTCCTCGGTACCTCCACGGTACTCGGAGCGGGACTGGCGCTTCCCGCACCCGCGCATCGCGCCGACCAGGATCTGCCGCTCGACCCGGGTTTGGCGCCGCTGCCTCCCGCCACGAACGGCGTGCGCGAGTACGAACTCGTCATCGCCGAGACGCAGCTGCGTGTGGACGGCCGCCGAGCGCGCGCCACAACGATCAACGGCACCTTGCCGGGGCCGACGCTACGCTTCCGCGAGGGCGAGACGGCGGTCATTCGCGTGCGCAATGCGCTCGCGGAGGACACCTCGATCCACTGGCACGGCATCCTGCTGCCTCCGGAGATGGACGGTGTGCCTGGCCTGAGCTTCGCGGGCATCGCTCCGGGGCAGACCTTCGAGTACCGCTTTCCGCTGCAGCAGGCCGGGACCTATTGGTACCACAGCCACTCGGGCTTGCAGGAGCAGTTGGGCCACTACGGCGCCCTTATCGTCGAGTCGGCCGTGCCGAGTGGGCCTGCGTACGACCGCGAGCACGTGGTGGTGCTCTCGGATTGGACCTTCGAGGATCCCTACCGTGTGCTCTCGAGACTGAAAAAGCAGCCCGACGCCTACAACTACCAGCGCCGTACGATGGCCGATTTCGTCCGGGAGGTGGCGCGCGACGGCTTCGCTGCGACGGTCTCGGACCGCCTGATGTGGGCGGGGATGCGAATGAATCCAACGGACATCGCCGACGTCACCGGGGCGACCTACACGTATCTCCTGAACGGACGCACTGCGGAGGCACCGTGGGTGGGGCAGTTTACGCCGGGCGAACGCCTCCGCCTGCGCATCATCAACGCGGCAGCAGGCTCATACTTTGACGTGCGCATCCCGGGCTGCACGATGACGGTTATCGAAGTGAGCGGACAGCCCGTTGAGCCGGTGGAGACGGAGGAGTTCCGCATCGCCATCGCCGAGACGTACGACGTGATCGTGGAGCTGCCCGGCAATCGCGCCTCGGCCATCGTGGCCGAACCGATGGACCGCAGCGGACTCACGGCGGGAACGCTGACGCCGCGGGCAGGGCTCGAGCCCACGCTGCCGGCGCGTCGGCGGCGCCCGTTGCTGACGATGGCGGACATGGGCATGGACCATACCGGGATGTCGGGGATGCACGGCGGCGACGACCACGCGGCTATGGGACACGATACGCCGCCAGCGGGCGCGTCCCCGGCCCCTGCGGTCCACGCCGCCGATGAACACGCCGGGCACGAGATGCCTGAGGTTGCCGCGGCCGCGCCGGCCTTGCGAGCGCCCGGCACGCTGCCGACCGAGGTCATGCACGACGCCGACTCGCACGGCCGTGAGAACGCGATGGTGCCGACCAGCACGACCTCACGGCTTGCCGAGCCGGGCGCCGGACTGGGCCGTGACGGCTGGCGCGTGCTCCGCTATACGGAGCTGCGCTCCCGCGCACCGTGGCCCGAGTACGTGCCGCCGACCCGGGAGCTGGAGCTGCATCTCACGGGCAACATGGAGCGCTTCACCTGGGGCATCGACGGAACACCGTACGACCGTGCGCGACCCATCGAGCTGGCATACGGGGAGCGCGTGCGGCTCACGATCGTGAACGACACGATGATGAACCACCCCATGCACCTGCACGGGATGTGGATGCTGCTGGAGAACGGTCAGGGCGATCGCAGTCCGCGCGTCCACACGGTCAACGTCAAGCCGGCGGAGCGCGTGTCGCTGCTGGTGACGGCCGACGCACCGGGGCGCTGGGCCTTCCACTGCCACGTCCTCTATCATATGGAAGTCGGGATGTTCCGGGAGGTGCGGGTGTCCGCGATGCCCAGTGAACACGAGGGGCACCACCATGCGTGA
- a CDS encoding copper resistance protein B yields the protein MRERRFVATLAAVGALCTGGGAAAAQVPDSTATHPAHGMAWGRETFLLSEVLEYGPAGANRGLDYDLLAWSGGAVHRVWAKVDGGLATQGQSVHGEYQLLYGKLVSPWWDAQLGLRVDQRSEQGTSRSRVGAVVGLQGLAPGWFELEPSLFITADGNAAIDLTASYDLFLTQRLVVQPRLETSAALRDEPTFGVGRGLVSTSFGIRTRLEFRREFAPYVGLVWDRAYGRSASLARLAGEATGDTRFVAGLRLWY from the coding sequence ATGCGTGAGCGCCGATTCGTCGCGACGCTTGCCGCGGTGGGCGCGCTTTGTACGGGTGGGGGTGCGGCAGCCGCCCAGGTCCCCGACAGCACCGCCACCCATCCGGCGCACGGCATGGCCTGGGGACGTGAGACGTTCCTGCTGTCCGAGGTGCTCGAATACGGGCCGGCCGGGGCGAACCGGGGGCTGGACTACGACCTTTTGGCTTGGAGTGGCGGTGCCGTGCATCGGGTGTGGGCCAAGGTCGACGGTGGACTGGCGACCCAGGGCCAATCCGTACACGGAGAATACCAACTGCTCTATGGAAAGCTCGTGTCGCCGTGGTGGGACGCGCAGCTTGGGCTGCGGGTCGATCAGCGTTCGGAGCAAGGCACGTCGCGGTCACGCGTCGGGGCCGTGGTGGGGCTGCAGGGGCTGGCACCAGGCTGGTTCGAACTGGAGCCGTCGCTCTTCATCACGGCGGATGGCAACGCCGCCATCGACCTGACGGCCTCGTACGACCTCTTCCTCACGCAGCGGCTCGTGGTGCAGCCGCGACTCGAGACCTCAGCGGCGCTCCGCGACGAACCGACCTTTGGAGTCGGCCGCGGGCTCGTCAGCACGTCGTTCGGGATCCGAACGCGTCTCGAGTTCCGGCGCGAGTTCGCCCCCTACGTTGGACTCGTGTGGGACCGCGCCTACGGTCGAAGCGCGTCGCTGGCCCGACTGGCGGGGGAAGCGACGGGAGACACGCGGTTTGTGGCGGGTCTCCGGTTGTGGTACTGA
- a CDS encoding heavy metal translocating P-type ATPase → MTHGHHDHGAHGAHDPKPSGAHEHDHTAPSGDGTAEHRGHGAPDHDRHAGHSPAMFRDKFWLSFALSIPVVVWSAHIQDLLGYSAPRFPGSAWIPPLLGTFVFLYGGLVFLRSAVGELSARLPGMMTLISLAITVAFVFSWVATTGLVRAEALWWELATLVTIMLLGHWIEMRSIDQARGALKELAKLLPDEATRLVAGGEERVAVSALRNGDLLLVRPGERVPADGIVRKGESDLNESMITGESRPVRKQEGDAVIAATINGEGSLRIEVTGTGEHTKLSGIMRLVADAQQSKSRAQHLADRAAQLLTVVAIVSAGLTMLAWQLAGAPIDFSVVRVVTVLVIACPHALGLAVPLVVAISTTLGARNGLLVRDRRGLEEARALDTVIFDKTGTLTLGEFRVVAMAVADGLTEAEALAIAAAVEGESQHPIAKGIVRTAASRGVAVPTMERFRSITGRGVAGTVGGIEYLLGGPALLRSGEVTIPPVLREASEAAASRGQAAIHLVRDGGAIAVFAVADAIREESREAIHALHERGIEVAMLTGDAQAVADAVANELGIDTVFAQVLPEDKASKVKELQSRGKKVAMVGDGVNDAPALATADIGIAIGAGTDVAVEAGHIVLVRSDPRDIPRIVGLSRATYRKMIQNLWWAAGYNIVAIPLAAGVGAAWGILLTPAIGAAFMSLSTIIVAINAQLLKRTRL, encoded by the coding sequence ATGACGCACGGACACCACGATCACGGAGCGCACGGCGCACACGACCCTAAGCCGTCCGGCGCACACGAACACGATCACACCGCGCCGTCCGGGGACGGGACCGCCGAGCATCGAGGGCACGGCGCACCCGACCACGACCGACACGCCGGCCATTCCCCGGCGATGTTCCGGGACAAGTTCTGGCTGTCCTTTGCCCTCTCGATCCCGGTCGTGGTGTGGTCGGCCCACATCCAGGATCTGCTGGGATACTCGGCACCACGATTCCCGGGCTCCGCGTGGATCCCCCCCCTGCTCGGCACGTTCGTGTTCCTCTACGGCGGGCTGGTATTCCTCCGCAGTGCGGTGGGCGAACTCTCAGCGCGCCTTCCGGGGATGATGACGCTGATCTCGCTCGCCATCACGGTTGCGTTTGTCTTCTCGTGGGTCGCGACGACGGGCCTTGTTCGGGCCGAGGCACTGTGGTGGGAGCTGGCGACGCTCGTCACCATCATGCTGCTTGGGCATTGGATTGAGATGCGTTCGATTGACCAGGCCCGCGGGGCGCTCAAGGAGTTGGCGAAACTCCTCCCCGACGAGGCGACGCGACTCGTCGCCGGTGGCGAGGAACGTGTTGCGGTCTCGGCGCTCCGGAACGGCGACTTGCTCCTCGTCCGGCCCGGCGAGCGCGTACCCGCCGACGGAATCGTGCGGAAGGGGGAGAGCGACCTGAACGAGTCGATGATCACCGGCGAGTCGCGGCCGGTGCGCAAGCAGGAGGGGGACGCCGTCATCGCCGCGACGATCAACGGCGAGGGTTCCCTTCGCATCGAGGTCACCGGCACCGGTGAGCACACGAAGCTTTCGGGGATCATGCGCCTCGTGGCCGATGCACAGCAGTCCAAGTCCCGTGCGCAGCATCTCGCCGACCGCGCCGCACAGCTTCTCACGGTCGTCGCGATCGTCTCGGCCGGCCTCACAATGCTCGCCTGGCAACTCGCCGGTGCGCCAATCGACTTCTCGGTGGTGCGGGTCGTGACGGTGCTCGTCATCGCCTGCCCGCACGCGCTCGGGCTTGCGGTGCCGCTCGTCGTCGCGATCTCGACAACGCTCGGGGCCCGCAACGGGCTCCTGGTGCGGGACCGGCGCGGGCTCGAGGAGGCACGCGCCCTCGACACCGTCATCTTCGACAAGACGGGAACGCTCACGCTCGGCGAGTTCCGGGTGGTGGCGATGGCGGTCGCCGACGGGCTCACGGAGGCAGAGGCGCTTGCCATCGCCGCCGCAGTGGAGGGGGAGAGCCAGCATCCGATTGCCAAGGGCATCGTACGCACCGCTGCGTCGCGGGGGGTCGCCGTTCCGACGATGGAACGCTTCCGCTCGATCACCGGCCGCGGCGTGGCCGGCACGGTCGGCGGCATCGAGTATCTGCTCGGCGGCCCAGCACTGCTGCGGTCGGGCGAGGTCACCATCCCGCCGGTCCTTCGCGAGGCATCCGAAGCGGCGGCCTCGCGGGGCCAAGCGGCGATTCACCTCGTACGCGACGGCGGGGCGATCGCTGTCTTCGCCGTCGCAGACGCGATCCGCGAGGAGAGCCGCGAGGCCATTCACGCGCTCCACGAGCGCGGGATTGAGGTCGCGATGCTCACCGGCGACGCGCAGGCCGTCGCCGATGCAGTCGCGAACGAACTTGGCATTGACACCGTCTTCGCACAGGTACTGCCCGAGGACAAGGCCTCAAAGGTCAAGGAGCTCCAGTCTCGCGGGAAGAAGGTCGCGATGGTCGGCGACGGGGTGAACGACGCGCCGGCGCTGGCGACGGCCGACATCGGTATCGCCATCGGCGCCGGGACCGACGTCGCGGTCGAGGCCGGCCACATCGTCCTCGTGCGGTCCGACCCGCGAGACATTCCGCGGATCGTGGGGCTCAGCCGCGCGACGTACCGCAAGATGATACAGAACCTCTGGTGGGCTGCCGGCTACAACATCGTCGCCATCCCGCTCGCGGCGGGAGTCGGCGCGGCGTGGGGCATCTTGCTGACGCCGGCAATCGGGGCGGCGTTCATGTCGTTGAGCACGATCATCGTCGCGATCAACGCGCAGCTGCTGAAACGCACGAGGCTCTGA